A stretch of the Thermofilum adornatum genome encodes the following:
- a CDS encoding NAD-dependent epimerase/dehydratase family protein, which produces MKILVTGSTGFLGGHLVEELVAKGYSVRALVRRTSNTALLRELGVEMIEGDITKPETLGPATRGVDVVVHLAAYYTFFGKKELYELVNVKGTRWLAEASLKNNVDRFIYCSSTEAIGPVKNPPADETTPLNPQFEYGRSKAKAEAEVKALAEKGLKYTIIRPSGIYGPRNVDDVSYWFITSYASRGLASLVKIGTGETLIQFAHVKDVVQGFMLALEKDVAVNQTYIITEDKWYTYNQVYEILYELTGIKPPKISVPPLLAKILLAPLEAYDRLTGEGNLMHRTALVDSVTTNRAYSIQKARKELGYQPRYDLKTGLRETIQWYKQNNYIK; this is translated from the coding sequence GTGAAGATACTAGTCACAGGGTCTACAGGCTTCCTTGGAGGACACCTCGTCGAGGAGCTCGTGGCAAAGGGATACAGCGTTAGAGCACTTGTACGCAGGACAAGCAACACGGCGCTCCTCAGAGAACTAGGAGTCGAAATGATAGAGGGCGACATAACGAAGCCTGAAACCCTCGGACCAGCAACACGTGGCGTAGACGTAGTCGTGCATCTAGCTGCCTACTACACATTTTTTGGCAAGAAAGAGCTATACGAGCTTGTAAACGTTAAGGGGACAAGGTGGCTCGCAGAAGCCTCCCTAAAAAACAATGTAGACCGCTTCATATACTGTAGTAGCACAGAGGCAATAGGGCCAGTGAAAAACCCGCCGGCAGACGAAACTACTCCACTAAACCCGCAGTTCGAATACGGGCGATCCAAGGCAAAGGCTGAAGCAGAGGTAAAGGCCTTGGCAGAGAAAGGGCTAAAATACACGATTATTAGACCTTCGGGGATATATGGCCCACGAAACGTTGACGACGTGTCGTACTGGTTTATCACGAGCTACGCCAGCAGGGGGCTTGCCAGCCTCGTGAAGATAGGGACAGGAGAAACACTTATCCAGTTCGCACATGTGAAGGACGTTGTCCAAGGCTTCATGCTTGCACTGGAAAAAGACGTCGCTGTCAACCAGACATATATAATCACCGAGGACAAGTGGTACACGTACAACCAGGTATACGAGATACTCTATGAATTAACAGGGATAAAGCCACCCAAGATAAGTGTACCACCTCTACTAGCGAAGATCCTTTTGGCACCCCTAGAAGCCTATGACCGTCTAACTGGAGAGGGAAACCTGATGCACAGGACGGCGCTTGTAGACTCCGTAACCACGAACAGGGCCTACAGCATACAAAAAGCCAGAAAGGAACTAGGCTACCAGCCAAGATACGACCTCAAGACTGGGCTCCGTGAAACAATCCAATGGTACAAACAAAACAACTATATCAAATAG
- a CDS encoding ABC transporter substrate-binding protein, protein MNKGKISLAIAILLIAIIVAVPVLAQPPNIPREQTLITGGAWWEPPKKFNPLNYGGSVSGTNGLIYEPLYLWIPIKPENERFQPWLAAALPNWISPTEVEIKIRPEAKWWDGSPVTADDVRFTFYDVPRKVTSAAWAGVRNYITDVVVVDSKTVRFKFDPQNVNYGDFLYQLYSAPILPKKYYEPYVNQYGNELTDLGKWPVIAENKDPTKLLGSGMYKVLYTGDDYFILERVDNWWGKDVFGKLPGPKYIKGVIVYSNQVAANMLGAGELDWSTFYIPGGPTMVQKGYVVSFYSKSPYYLSANVAFLFLNTAKKPFNDPNFRKALYYAIDINKIINSAYEGAVVASNPVGLLPYWQQYLATDLLNQYGYKYDPQKAKQILDQAGYKDVNGDGWRETPDGKPLKVTIIVPYGWTDWMFAAISIADDLKAVGINAEAVFPDFGAYVEQIDKGTYDAAINNFGSFAAPTPYQLYYWAYNATPGIWTGNMGRYQNAKLQQLITQLGKIPPDQTDKMKSVLRDIQQILLDEMPALPLWLNGYWFLASQKYWTGWPNDNNPYAVPTNWNGQWQHGGLLVLLNLKPATQPAQQQPQPTTQPTAPAGPDYTTIGIVIVVLVIIVIAVYMFLRKKPKKEEAGKK, encoded by the coding sequence ATGAACAAAGGGAAAATATCCCTGGCAATAGCCATACTCCTGATAGCAATCATTGTCGCTGTACCCGTCTTAGCGCAACCGCCAAACATCCCAAGAGAACAGACGCTAATAACTGGTGGAGCATGGTGGGAGCCCCCCAAGAAATTCAATCCACTCAATTATGGCGGCTCTGTCTCAGGAACAAACGGCCTAATCTATGAGCCGCTATACCTATGGATCCCAATCAAGCCTGAGAACGAAAGGTTCCAGCCGTGGCTTGCCGCAGCACTGCCCAACTGGATATCTCCAACCGAGGTCGAGATCAAGATTAGGCCAGAGGCCAAATGGTGGGATGGCAGCCCCGTAACAGCAGACGACGTAAGGTTTACGTTCTACGATGTTCCAAGGAAAGTTACTTCTGCCGCTTGGGCAGGAGTAAGAAACTACATCACAGATGTCGTTGTTGTTGATAGCAAGACCGTCCGCTTTAAATTTGACCCGCAGAACGTTAACTATGGAGATTTCCTGTACCAGCTCTACAGTGCACCAATTCTCCCCAAGAAATACTATGAACCCTATGTAAACCAGTACGGAAACGAGCTGACAGACCTCGGCAAGTGGCCCGTCATTGCCGAAAACAAGGATCCCACAAAGCTTCTGGGAAGCGGAATGTACAAGGTGCTATACACAGGTGACGACTACTTCATACTGGAAAGAGTCGACAACTGGTGGGGCAAAGACGTCTTCGGAAAGCTTCCAGGCCCCAAGTACATAAAGGGAGTAATTGTCTACAGCAACCAGGTAGCTGCCAACATGCTGGGAGCCGGCGAGCTCGACTGGAGTACCTTCTACATACCTGGAGGACCAACAATGGTTCAGAAAGGCTACGTAGTTTCATTCTATTCAAAGAGCCCATACTACTTGTCGGCAAACGTTGCATTCCTCTTCTTGAACACGGCTAAGAAGCCATTTAACGACCCCAACTTTAGGAAAGCACTTTACTATGCAATAGACATAAACAAGATAATTAACTCGGCTTATGAAGGTGCAGTCGTCGCCTCAAACCCTGTTGGCCTCCTACCATATTGGCAACAATACCTTGCCACAGACTTGTTGAACCAGTATGGATACAAGTATGACCCACAGAAGGCGAAGCAGATCCTAGACCAGGCTGGATACAAGGACGTCAATGGGGACGGCTGGCGCGAGACCCCAGACGGCAAGCCACTAAAAGTAACAATAATTGTTCCCTATGGCTGGACAGACTGGATGTTCGCCGCAATCAGCATAGCAGACGACTTGAAGGCTGTCGGAATAAACGCGGAAGCTGTCTTCCCAGACTTCGGCGCATATGTTGAGCAAATAGACAAGGGCACATATGACGCAGCTATAAACAACTTCGGAAGCTTCGCCGCGCCCACTCCATACCAGCTATACTACTGGGCCTACAACGCTACGCCTGGCATATGGACAGGAAACATGGGTAGATACCAGAACGCGAAGCTACAGCAACTGATTACCCAGCTCGGCAAGATACCTCCAGACCAGACGGACAAGATGAAGAGCGTCCTGAGGGACATCCAGCAGATCTTGCTAGACGAGATGCCAGCATTACCACTCTGGCTGAATGGTTACTGGTTCCTTGCTTCCCAGAAGTACTGGACAGGGTGGCCGAACGATAATAACCCATACGCTGTTCCAACAAACTGGAACGGACAATGGCAACACGGCGGCTTGCTGGTGCTCCTCAACCTCAAGCCGGCAACACAGCCAGCACAGCAACAGCCCCAGCCAACTACACAGCCAACAGCTCCTGCTGGCCCAGACTACACTACAATAGGCATAGTCATCGTAGTGCTTGTCATCATTGTCATAGCTGTCTACATGTTCCTTAGAAAGAAGCCCAAAAAAGAAGAGGCGGGAAAGAAATAA
- a CDS encoding ABC transporter ATP-binding protein, producing MSANTLEVRGLTVHYRTLFATIKAVNKVSFDVPKGSIVGLIGESGSGKSTLAQSLVLPKPPMHIVDGSAVLNGDIDLVKIGPALRRKILLKKVSIIPQYVLDALPVIRKLRVFLHDLAVEKDVDPKELEKIFVERLNMMNLPEKVLDMYPLELSGGMRQRVAIAIATLFNPSLLIADEPTSALDVVSQRYVLELLKDLRDSGIVESILIISHDISSIRQIADRIVVMYGGKIVEEGPIDEIISNPLHPYTKMLIKAIPPKGVHYTTTRLEGVKGVPPNLAAPLPGCVFHPRCPYAVKRCFTDEPPVVTLANGRRVSCWLYYEVRKE from the coding sequence GTGTCGGCAAATACGCTTGAGGTTAGGGGCCTTACTGTCCACTATAGGACACTGTTTGCAACCATCAAGGCAGTGAACAAGGTTTCATTTGATGTCCCCAAGGGAAGCATAGTTGGTCTAATAGGAGAGTCTGGTAGCGGAAAATCTACACTGGCCCAGTCACTTGTGTTGCCGAAGCCCCCAATGCATATTGTGGACGGCTCAGCCGTATTAAACGGGGACATAGACCTCGTAAAGATAGGTCCAGCTCTGCGCCGCAAAATACTCTTAAAAAAGGTCTCGATAATACCGCAGTACGTCTTAGATGCGCTTCCTGTGATAAGAAAGCTTAGAGTATTCCTACACGACTTGGCAGTCGAGAAAGACGTTGACCCCAAAGAGCTAGAGAAAATATTCGTCGAGAGGCTCAACATGATGAATTTACCAGAAAAGGTTCTAGACATGTACCCACTGGAGCTCTCAGGAGGCATGAGACAGAGGGTTGCAATAGCAATTGCGACACTTTTCAATCCTAGCTTGCTAATCGCGGACGAGCCTACCTCGGCATTGGACGTCGTTAGCCAGAGATACGTCTTGGAGCTTCTAAAAGACCTAAGAGACAGCGGCATCGTAGAGTCTATCCTCATAATTTCACACGACATCTCGTCAATTAGGCAGATCGCCGACAGAATAGTTGTAATGTATGGAGGAAAAATCGTTGAAGAAGGACCCATAGACGAAATTATCAGTAACCCGCTCCACCCCTACACGAAGATGCTAATCAAGGCTATTCCACCCAAAGGCGTACACTATACAACTACTAGGCTGGAGGGCGTAAAAGGTGTCCCGCCAAACCTCGCCGCTCCGCTGCCAGGCTGTGTTTTCCATCCAAGGTGCCCATACGCTGTTAAACGTTGCTTTACGGACGAGCCCCCAGTAGTCACTCTGGCAAACGGTCGCAGGGTTTCTTGTTGGTTATATTATGAGGTGAGAAAGGAATGA
- a CDS encoding ABC transporter permease has protein sequence MSVKSYILKRGATYLVVFVIAITIVWLLIRFAPGDPALTNVMRSMMAPGVRYTEEQIEEYRRRAIEFLGWNLPLPQQYALFWSRLIMGDLGYSTYFSAPVTSKLREILVRDLLLLTPSVLVSWFIGNYVGALAARNRKLDKFLLPIFYVLTATPYFLLGLLFAYELGVVYPVFKATIMSSDIDAIFTSFNGETLTNFLKAYTLPFLSLTLIAIGGWASGMRSMMIQELGSNYSRYMEMLGFSDRKIAEYAFRYAINPQISGLGIQLGTIIVAGIVVSSVFNYPGAGIALIYAINFRDVFLIQGIIVAYTLMVIVANFIVDILYAMLDPRIRLGISGV, from the coding sequence ATGTCTGTTAAATCCTATATTCTAAAGCGCGGAGCAACATATCTAGTCGTTTTCGTTATTGCCATAACTATTGTATGGCTACTTATCCGCTTCGCCCCAGGAGACCCAGCCCTTACCAATGTAATGAGGTCCATGATGGCTCCAGGCGTAAGATACACAGAGGAACAAATCGAAGAATACAGGAGGAGAGCTATAGAGTTTCTAGGGTGGAACCTTCCCCTGCCACAGCAGTACGCACTGTTTTGGAGCAGGCTAATAATGGGTGACCTGGGCTACAGTACCTATTTCTCTGCACCGGTAACAAGCAAGTTGCGTGAGATACTCGTTAGAGATCTCTTACTCTTGACGCCAAGCGTCCTCGTTAGCTGGTTCATCGGGAACTATGTCGGTGCTCTAGCCGCTAGGAACAGAAAGCTCGACAAGTTTCTTTTGCCCATATTCTACGTTTTGACAGCTACTCCCTATTTCCTACTTGGGCTCCTCTTTGCCTATGAGCTCGGCGTGGTCTATCCCGTATTCAAGGCAACGATTATGTCTAGCGACATAGACGCTATTTTCACTTCTTTCAACGGGGAGACCCTGACAAATTTCTTGAAAGCTTACACTCTCCCCTTCTTGTCACTGACCCTCATAGCTATTGGTGGATGGGCGTCTGGAATGAGGTCTATGATGATTCAGGAGCTTGGCTCAAACTATTCCAGGTACATGGAGATGCTAGGCTTCTCCGACAGGAAAATTGCAGAGTACGCGTTCAGATACGCTATTAATCCACAGATATCTGGTCTCGGAATACAGCTAGGAACGATAATAGTCGCGGGCATCGTTGTCTCCTCTGTGTTTAATTATCCTGGAGCAGGCATAGCTTTGATTTATGCAATTAACTTCAGGGACGTCTTTCTCATCCAGGGCATAATTGTCGCATACACATTGATGGTTATTGTGGCCAATTTTATTGTGGACATTTTGTACGCAATGCTAGACCCAAGGATAAGGCTCGGCATATCGGGTGTGTAA
- a CDS encoding NAD(P)-dependent alcohol dehydrogenase has translation MKGFAMLDLGKTGWVEKPVPTLGPYDALVRPLVVAPCTSDIHTVYEGAFPRELCDFPRILGHEAVGEVVKVGEKVRDFKPGDRVAVPAITPDWRTLDVQRGYHQHSGGMLAGWKFSNPLKSGGKDGVFAEYFHVNDADMNLAKIPEGVSLEQAVFATDMMTTGFHGAELADIPLGGTVAVFGIGPVGLMAIAGAKLLGAARIIAVGSRPRLIELARYYGATDIVNYKRENPVQKILELTNGEGVDSAIIAGGDSSVIADAVKVVKPGGTIGNVNYFGAGDYLPIPRIEWGVGMAHKTIRGGLCPGGRLRMERLLALIKYGRVDPSKMISHRLKGFDAIPEAFELMRRKDLPDLCKPIVVIEE, from the coding sequence ATGAAAGGCTTTGCAATGTTAGATTTAGGGAAAACTGGCTGGGTTGAAAAACCTGTACCCACTTTGGGACCATACGATGCATTGGTGAGACCCTTGGTTGTAGCTCCATGCACTTCAGATATTCATACGGTCTATGAGGGTGCATTTCCTCGGGAATTGTGCGATTTTCCAAGAATACTAGGCCATGAAGCCGTTGGAGAAGTCGTGAAAGTAGGAGAAAAAGTAAGAGACTTTAAGCCTGGGGATCGTGTGGCTGTTCCCGCAATAACACCTGACTGGAGAACGCTTGATGTTCAAAGGGGCTACCACCAGCATTCGGGAGGGATGCTGGCAGGTTGGAAGTTTAGTAATCCGCTTAAGAGTGGCGGCAAAGATGGAGTTTTCGCGGAATACTTCCATGTAAATGACGCCGACATGAACTTGGCAAAGATACCTGAGGGAGTATCTCTAGAACAGGCAGTTTTCGCAACCGACATGATGACCACCGGGTTCCATGGAGCAGAGCTGGCAGATATTCCCCTAGGAGGCACAGTGGCTGTTTTCGGGATAGGTCCTGTAGGGTTAATGGCAATAGCAGGCGCCAAGCTACTTGGAGCCGCAAGAATCATTGCCGTTGGAAGTAGACCACGTCTCATAGAGCTGGCAAGATATTATGGAGCCACAGATATAGTCAATTATAAGCGAGAAAATCCTGTCCAAAAGATTCTTGAACTTACTAATGGCGAAGGAGTAGACAGTGCTATCATTGCTGGCGGCGATTCTTCAGTAATTGCTGATGCAGTTAAGGTTGTTAAACCGGGAGGAACAATTGGTAATGTGAATTACTTTGGAGCGGGCGACTACTTGCCGATTCCTAGGATTGAGTGGGGAGTAGGTATGGCGCACAAAACAATAAGAGGCGGTTTATGTCCTGGTGGAAGACTGCGCATGGAGAGACTTCTTGCTTTAATTAAATATGGCCGTGTGGATCCCTCTAAGATGATCTCTCATAGATTAAAGGGATTCGACGCTATTCCAGAGGCTTTTGAGTTAATGAGAAGGAAAGACCTGCCAGACCTTTGTAAGCCAATCGTTGTAATAGAAGAATAA
- a CDS encoding ABC transporter permease, producing the protein MSRSITIYLLKRNKMFWFCVSAIFAVIALAIIGPFLTPYKPNQVLPVRSQPPSWEHPFGVDNMGYDVFSATVYGLRVSLSVGLIAALIATIVGVGLGIIAGYVGGVTDSVLDGLTILLLMIPPAFLLVILGTFYILGAPVTGPFKDLYTIVLLGVMTGLLSWHWTARATRSIASALKVSDFVAVSKLSGNSTLKIIFKDLLPNMASYVLLVFVIQLANALGTIVTLEFLGIKASDWSLFARVQQWLQMGALVSGVWWAWLLPGIVIVVLITSLYLLVNSLEEVFNPRARGE; encoded by the coding sequence ATGTCGAGAAGCATAACTATCTATTTGTTAAAGAGGAATAAGATGTTCTGGTTCTGCGTTTCAGCAATCTTCGCAGTAATCGCTTTAGCCATAATTGGGCCTTTTTTGACGCCATACAAGCCCAACCAGGTTCTCCCAGTGAGGTCCCAGCCACCCTCATGGGAACACCCCTTCGGTGTCGATAATATGGGATACGATGTCTTCAGTGCAACTGTGTATGGGCTAAGGGTATCTCTATCAGTAGGACTTATTGCCGCGCTAATTGCAACAATAGTCGGTGTCGGCCTCGGCATCATAGCCGGCTACGTAGGTGGAGTAACAGACTCAGTTCTAGACGGTTTAACAATTCTCTTATTGATGATTCCGCCGGCTTTTCTCTTAGTCATCCTGGGGACATTCTACATCTTGGGAGCCCCAGTGACAGGGCCATTTAAAGACCTATATACAATAGTGCTCCTCGGCGTTATGACGGGTCTGCTTTCTTGGCACTGGACTGCCAGGGCTACAAGGTCTATAGCTTCGGCACTAAAGGTCAGCGACTTCGTAGCCGTCTCGAAGCTTAGCGGCAACTCTACATTGAAAATAATCTTTAAGGATCTGTTGCCCAACATGGCGTCGTATGTCCTCCTAGTCTTCGTTATACAGCTTGCCAATGCCCTGGGAACCATCGTTACATTAGAGTTTCTCGGCATCAAGGCATCAGACTGGTCCCTATTCGCAAGGGTACAGCAGTGGCTCCAGATGGGGGCACTGGTATCAGGGGTATGGTGGGCATGGCTCCTTCCAGGAATAGTGATAGTCGTCCTGATAACTTCGCTTTACCTCCTCGTCAATTCGCTTGAGGAGGTATTCAATCCTAGGGCTAGAGGTGAATAG
- a CDS encoding acyl-CoA reductase, producing the protein MQSEVFPLHPLIQNEAVEEINLNGNKIYEPRTDWLLSFLKEARGLQQELSSTPLSKRLGVLEHLREIWLEKLEHGRLDTLKRELAKSTGYSETLIGLELEFVGEVLSQDNLRRLLNVSLVGGSRSLEEPVELAPGEYVRNLPAGPVLIIGSGNSVVPPLIPGTISLATGNFTILRPSLTNFKAVREVFQPLQDIPSDEPVRRALLVAYFTHESRNLKTLLEKAPLGVVNYWGGEPGRTVIVRTISSNPNRPRLVVNGPMTGFSIIDAEKATDETAEKLALEMVLYDQQLCSSPTQAAFIGTRQELQFFAEKLASSLDRIGREYPIKMESLPYQLFVLRRSLELAGAKVIASQDPSNPWTIVLSEEKSLLTTLPRGSLLPLYARRRFLEIIRVSSIKEALSLVSELPSNPAYEGVDRVQTLSIAVSIEKLQEIMQNIYRTGVYRVVPLGESYLRTPSEPYDGTFIPSAFTYTSYIRVRDQ; encoded by the coding sequence ATGCAGAGTGAAGTTTTTCCGCTTCATCCTTTGATCCAAAATGAAGCTGTTGAGGAAATCAATCTAAACGGGAATAAAATTTACGAGCCCAGGACAGACTGGCTCTTATCTTTCCTAAAAGAAGCACGAGGACTACAGCAGGAACTTTCAAGTACGCCCCTATCGAAAAGGCTCGGCGTCCTTGAGCACCTGAGGGAGATATGGCTTGAGAAACTTGAACATGGAAGGCTTGACACGTTGAAAAGGGAGCTTGCAAAGTCAACTGGTTACAGCGAGACACTGATAGGTCTAGAGCTAGAATTTGTAGGAGAAGTCCTAAGCCAGGACAACCTAAGGAGACTACTAAATGTTAGCTTAGTCGGAGGCTCCAGAAGCCTAGAGGAACCCGTAGAACTAGCCCCAGGAGAATATGTCAGAAACCTTCCGGCAGGCCCAGTACTCATAATAGGCTCCGGCAACTCTGTAGTCCCACCTCTGATACCTGGAACAATCTCCCTAGCTACAGGCAACTTCACAATCCTCAGGCCTTCTCTAACAAACTTCAAAGCCGTGCGCGAAGTTTTCCAACCACTCCAAGATATCCCATCGGACGAGCCAGTGAGGCGAGCCCTTCTCGTCGCCTACTTTACACATGAAAGCAGGAACCTGAAGACCCTCTTGGAAAAAGCGCCGCTAGGCGTAGTCAACTATTGGGGTGGCGAGCCGGGCAGAACCGTGATAGTTAGGACTATTTCCTCAAATCCCAACAGGCCGAGGCTCGTTGTAAATGGTCCAATGACGGGCTTCTCGATAATCGATGCGGAAAAAGCAACAGACGAGACAGCCGAGAAACTTGCCCTAGAAATGGTTCTCTACGACCAGCAACTATGTAGTTCACCAACTCAGGCGGCGTTCATTGGTACAAGGCAGGAGCTACAATTCTTTGCAGAAAAACTAGCCTCCTCGCTGGACCGTATAGGCAGGGAGTACCCCATAAAAATGGAAAGCCTCCCATACCAACTCTTCGTGTTACGGAGAAGCCTTGAACTAGCGGGAGCAAAAGTCATCGCAAGTCAGGACCCCAGCAATCCTTGGACCATAGTCTTGTCCGAGGAGAAGAGCCTTCTAACCACCTTGCCGCGCGGCTCTCTGCTACCCCTATATGCCAGGAGGAGATTCCTCGAAATAATAAGGGTTTCATCAATAAAGGAAGCTTTAAGCCTCGTATCCGAGCTTCCATCAAATCCCGCATATGAGGGGGTCGACAGGGTGCAGACCCTTTCCATAGCTGTCTCAATAGAAAAACTGCAAGAAATTATGCAGAACATCTATAGGACAGGCGTCTACAGGGTTGTCCCACTCGGAGAAAGCTACCTGAGAACCCCAAGCGAGCCATACGACGGGACTTTTATACCTTCGGCCTTCACCTATACAAGTTATATCAGGGTGAGGGACCAGTGA
- the bgaS gene encoding beta-galactosidase BgaS: MVRKEFPENFKWGVSQSGFQFEMGDPYRRYIDVNTDWWHWVRDPKNITSKLVSGDLPEEGINYIEFYRHDHEYAKNLGMNIYRLGIEWSRIFPYPTTFIETDVSYDGNGLVQDVKIDKETLAKLDKIANRDAVAMYRAIIQDLRSRGFKVIVNLFHFTLPFWLHDPIKARETNLNNDRRGLVEESFPIEFAKYAAYIAWKIGDLVDMWSTMNEPMVPVELGLIGPYTGFPPGVMRPDVVPRAMANIALAHALAYEQIKRFDTAKADADSSSPAEVGIIHNIIPAYPADTAGNDRAVEHYNYFHNTYILDAITKGQVDLELDEKTIVKANVLGNKLDWLGVNYYTRIVVREQKGRFPGRPVLDFDGVAGYGYACVPFGFSKIGRPCDGMGWEMYPEGLLDALKIGYKYASKIYVTEHGVSDARDILRSKSIVNHLYILHEAIESGIPVRGYLHWALTDNYEWPHGFRQRFGLYEVDLLTKERRPRKSVSLMQEIISGNSLRDNHLSALISFNKHSSENI; the protein is encoded by the coding sequence ATGGTTAGAAAGGAATTCCCTGAGAACTTTAAATGGGGCGTCTCTCAGTCGGGATTCCAGTTCGAGATGGGCGACCCGTACAGGAGATACATCGATGTAAACACTGACTGGTGGCACTGGGTACGAGACCCCAAAAACATAACGAGCAAACTTGTTAGTGGCGATTTGCCCGAGGAAGGTATAAACTATATCGAGTTCTACAGGCACGACCACGAATACGCGAAAAACCTTGGAATGAATATTTATAGGCTGGGTATAGAGTGGAGCCGTATTTTCCCCTATCCGACAACATTTATTGAGACGGATGTATCCTACGACGGGAACGGTCTCGTCCAGGATGTAAAGATAGATAAAGAGACTCTAGCCAAGCTTGACAAGATAGCCAACAGGGACGCCGTTGCAATGTACCGTGCAATAATACAGGACCTCAGGTCGAGAGGCTTCAAAGTAATTGTAAACTTGTTCCACTTCACTCTGCCATTCTGGCTACACGATCCAATCAAGGCCAGGGAGACAAACCTCAACAACGACAGAAGGGGGCTCGTAGAGGAAAGCTTCCCGATAGAATTTGCAAAATACGCTGCATACATTGCCTGGAAAATCGGAGACCTTGTGGACATGTGGTCGACAATGAATGAGCCAATGGTGCCAGTAGAGCTCGGCCTTATTGGGCCCTATACAGGTTTTCCGCCAGGCGTGATGAGACCAGACGTTGTACCAAGAGCCATGGCTAATATTGCCCTTGCACATGCACTTGCCTACGAACAAATAAAGAGGTTTGACACCGCCAAGGCTGATGCGGACTCTTCTTCCCCCGCGGAGGTGGGCATTATCCACAACATTATCCCAGCTTATCCTGCAGACACGGCAGGCAACGATAGGGCTGTTGAGCACTACAACTATTTCCATAATACCTATATTTTGGACGCTATTACAAAGGGACAAGTAGACCTAGAACTAGACGAGAAAACCATTGTTAAGGCAAATGTTCTAGGCAACAAGCTTGACTGGCTAGGTGTAAACTACTATACAAGGATAGTTGTCAGAGAACAGAAAGGGAGGTTCCCCGGTCGACCAGTCCTAGACTTTGACGGAGTAGCAGGCTACGGATATGCATGCGTCCCATTCGGCTTCTCAAAGATTGGAAGACCATGTGACGGTATGGGGTGGGAAATGTATCCAGAAGGTCTTCTAGATGCCCTAAAGATAGGCTACAAATACGCCAGCAAGATATATGTCACAGAGCATGGGGTATCAGACGCTAGGGACATACTTCGGTCAAAGTCAATCGTAAACCACCTTTACATCTTGCATGAGGCAATCGAAAGCGGCATCCCAGTTAGGGGGTATCTACACTGGGCCCTAACAGACAACTATGAGTGGCCCCACGGATTTAGACAGCGCTTCGGTCTCTACGAGGTTGACTTGCTTACAAAGGAGCGGAGGCCGCGGAAGTCAGTAAGCCTTATGCAGGAGATAATCTCCGGGAACTCCCTTAGAGATAACCATTTATCAGCCCTCATATCCTTCAACAAACATAGCAGTGAAAATATATGA